Proteins encoded together in one Telopea speciosissima isolate NSW1024214 ecotype Mountain lineage chromosome 4, Tspe_v1, whole genome shotgun sequence window:
- the LOC122659581 gene encoding uncharacterized protein LOC122659581 gives MEGISAGLYKGLRDSWRRRDYQRLDGSTRFRRRKNRVELSSSSEDATGPDNQRRRRRFWRIKVTPKLRFFTGMSSPKKFFRRLRDAYVKMMLGFANSRIFISGYGGGGGGGSFGMGKPTLKEYDQKVIIEIYKSLMAQGQLLPRDAARLAAATARS, from the coding sequence atggAAGGAATATCAGCGGGCTTGTACAAGGGGCTGAGAGATagctggaggagaagagacTACCAGCGTCTGGATGGGTCGACCAGGTTTCGCCGTCGGAAAAACAGAGTTGAGCTGTCTTCTTCTTCGGAAGACGCCACTGGACCGGACAACCAACGGCGTCGGAGGCGGTTCTGGCGAATCAAGGTGACACCCAAACTCCGATTCTTCACGGGTATGTCCTCACCAAAGAAATTCTTCAGGCGACTCAGGGATGCCTATGTGAAGATGATGCTCGGATTTGCTAATTCCAGGATCTTCATCTCCGGCTACGGTGGTGGCGGAGGCGGAGGATCGTTTGGAATGGGAAAACCCACACTGAAAGAGTACGATCAGAAGGTAATCATTGAGATCTATAAATCGTTGATGGCTCAGGGTCAATTACTTCCCCGTGATGCTGCCAGACTTGCAGCTGCTACAGCAAGATCTTAG
- the LOC122660374 gene encoding probable galacturonosyltransferase-like 7: MLWIMRLSGFFSAAMVMIVLSPSMQSFPPAEAIRSSHFDGYLRFPSQNPAVDSLNVYSFRKASTFRNAEECGSADTIISGQTTVCDPSLVHIAITLDVEYLRGSIAAVHSVLQHSLCPENIFFHFLVSETNLETLVRSAFPQLKFKVYYFDPEIVRNLISTSVRQALEQPLNYARNYLADILEPCVRRVIYLDSDLVVVDDVAKLWATDLGSRTVGAPEYCHANFTKYFTANFWSEKRFSSSFAGRNPCYFNTGVMVMDLVRWRRYGYTKRIEGWMEIQKNGRIYELGSLPPFLLVFAGHVSPIEHRWNQHGLGGDNVKGSCRDLHPGPVSLLHWSGSGKPWLRLDSNQPCPLDALWAPYDLYGPSP; encoded by the coding sequence ATGCTCTGGATCATGAGATTGTCCGGTTTCTTCTCCGCAGCAATGGTCATGATCGTATTATCTCCGTCAATGCAATCATTCCCACCCGCCGAAGCCATTAGATCCTCTCATTTCGATGGATACCTCCGGTTCCCCAGCCAGAATCCGGCTGTCGATTCCTTGAACGTCTATTCCTTTAGAAAAGCCTCGACATTTCGCAATGCGGAGGAATGCGGCTCCGCCGACACCATAATCTCCGGCCAAACGACTGTTTGTGACCCTTCTCTCGTCCACATCGCCATCACGCTCGACGTCGAGTACCTGCGCGGCTCCATCGCTGCCGTTCACTCCGTCCTGCAACATTCCTTGTGTCCCGAGAACATCTTCTTCCATTTCCTCGTGTCGGAGACGAATCTAGAAACCCTAGTCCGGTCTGCGTTTCCACAGTTGAAGTTTAAGGTCTATTACTTCGATCCAGAAATTGTGAGGAACCTGATCTCTACATCGGTGAGGCAAGCGCTGGAGCAGCCGTTGAATTACGCGAGGAATTACCTTGCAGATATCCTGGAGCCGTGCGTCCGGCGAGTGATATACCTAGATTCCGATCTCGTAGTGGTGGATGATGTAGCCAAGCTTTGGGCGACGGACCTTGGCTCCAGAACCGTGGGAGCACCGGAATACTGCCATGCCAACTTCACGAAGTATTTCACGGCGAATTTCTGGTCGGAGAAGCGGTTCTCAAGCTCGTTCGCGGGGAGAAACCCATGCTACTTCAACACGGGAGTGATGGTGATGGATCTGGTGAGATGGAGGAGGTATGGGTACACGAAGAGGATCGAAGGGTGGATGGAGATTCAGAAAAATGGCCGGATTTACGAGTTGGGTTCGCTGCCGCCGTTCCTTCTTGTGTTTGCGGGACACGTGTCGCCGATCGAACACAGGTGGAACCAGCACGGGCTTGGTGGGGATAACGTCAAGGGTAGTTGTCGCGATCTCCACCCGGGACCGGTGAGTCTTTTGCACTGGAGCGGGAGCGGCAAGCCCTGGCTCAGGCTCGACTCGAACCAGCCTTGCCCCCTGGACGCTCTTTGGGCCCCATACGATCTTTACGGACCCTCGCCGTGA